One Megalopta genalis isolate 19385.01 chromosome 5, iyMegGena1_principal, whole genome shotgun sequence DNA window includes the following coding sequences:
- the PPP1R15 gene encoding protein phosphatase 1 regulatory subunit 15 yields MEKMYSMNDTLNRGSKMSSPKRENMFNSVFSALNLIWDRVTKVHASFMAGINYPLSVTVVHNEGIIPHEFFKDLTTKRDGLSTDNVYIHNTSMKESLNIMQNLHHSILEDQELYMGDVFNENTMENFKFNCNYINISNKTIEKDPVVKENLNHLSPIETSNKESIQGLFEHIYLDSTENMNNVHNYEYTNGMSIPNKKQSSDCIENNVSDKIIADKEQFLSTTRADLENEQEIKQTSVRNVLANVWQVVYGNMADRFNRTDSLQIDTLTKRSLSPKQRRKHNIIAKGRGRGRARSQLRRSGVSQTWHRKERTKHDLAADIQNDFENWQEEDYYSLEDDVVDGLDTSITVNSHEAFTFADVEQKLQKPKSHKTYNHGVPKLSVRMRCIPEYIDFCKEDYIEDEYHWHRSTFRPRLVSESSVDSEDSCGIVFETESEITWRSNIEDTDDSDTDQTSDDDEDEDEDQTLNLKKLISPVQKVKFNLNPIVHVMVQWDYAYRAARKGPWEEMARDRVRFKGRINCIGRVLNPILSTQHRLRIWQERFALVD; encoded by the exons atggaaaaaatgTATTCGATGAACGATACATTGAACAGAGGAAGTAAAATGTCAAGTCCAAAACGAGAAAACATGTTTAATAGTGTGTTCAGTGCTTTGAATCTGATATGGGACAGAGTTACCAAAGTTCATGCATCATTTATGGCAGGCATTAATTACCCATTATCAGTAACAGTTGTGCATAATGAAGGTATAATTCCTCatgaattttttaaagatttgaCAACTAAAAGGGATGGATTGAGCACTGATAATGTGTACATTCATAATACTTCGATGAAAGAGTCTTTAAATATCATGCAGAATCTTCATCATAGTATATTGGAAGATCAGGAATTGTACATGGGTGATGTTTTTAATGAGAATACGATGGAGAATTTcaaattcaattgtaattacatCAACATTAGTAACAAAACTATTGAGAAAGACCCAGTTGTTAAggagaatttaaatcatttatcaCCAattgaaacatcaaacaaggaAAGTATACAAGGATTGTTTGAACACATTTATCTAGATAGCACAGAAAACATGAACAATGTACATAACTATGAATATACCAATGGTATGAGTATTCCCAATAAGAAACAGTCTTCTGATTGCATAGAGAATAATGTTAGTGACAAAATAATCGCAGACAAGGAACAATTTTTATCTACGACTAGGGCAGATTTAGAGAATGAACAAGAAATTAAGCAAACCTCTGTACGTAATGTATTGGCAAATGTGTGGCAAGTGGTTTATGGAAATATGGCAGATCGTTTTAATAGAACTGACTCACTTCAAATAGACACACTAACGAAACGATCACTCTCGCCAAAGCAACGAAGGAAACATAACATTATAGCAAAGGGCAGAGGTCGTGGTCGTGCAAGATCGCAGCTTAGGCGTTCTGGAGTAAGTCAAACTTGGCACAGAAAGGAACGCACTAAGCACGATCTTGCCGCAGATATCCAAAATGATTTCGAAAATTGGCAAGAAGAAGACTATTACAGCTTAGAGGATGACGTAGTAGACGGATTAGATACTTCAATAACAGTTAATAGTCATGAAGCGTTTACATTTGCTGATGTAGAACAAAAATTGCAAAAACCGAAATCGCATAAGACTTATAATCATGGAGTCCCAAAATTGTCTGTAAGAATGAGATGCATACCTGAGTACATAGATTTTTGTAAAGAAGACTATATTGAGGATGAATACCATTGGCACAGAAGTACATTCCGACCGCGTTTGGTATCAGAGAGTTCTGTTGATTCAGAAGATAGTTGTGGTATAGTTTTTGAAACAGAATCTGAAATAACTTGGAGAAGTAATATTGAAGACACAGATGATAGCGATACAGATCAAACTAGTGATGatgacgaagacgaagacgaagatcAGACATTGAATCTTAAGAAACTTATTTCTCCAGTTCAAAAA GTAAAATTTAATTTGAATCCAATTGTTCATGTCATGGTTCAGTGGGATTATGCCTATCGTGCTGCTCGTAAGGGTCCATGGGAAGAAATGGCCAGAGACAGAGTGCGATTTAAAGGTCGTATTAATTGTATAGGACGCGTTCTTAATCCAATATTAAGTACTCAACATCGACTTCGCATTTGGCAGGAAAGATTTGCACTTGTTGATTAG
- the LOC117223990 gene encoding anoctamin-1 isoform X1: MEEEDEEVSIPWISNNFNIGSAQTLYQSVRSTLYVDESVISTDSMQSAISMEEFRQSDNDNEFVPNSKIGFSLYFQDEIRTIDFVLVWDEYNTEAQSHRSMEYRQVFEKNLEKEGLEMEYENAEPNGLHFIKIHAPREVLRRYAEILKLRLPMKELSNLRIAENRSNTLINEVNSLFRRIMSKYYVDQRIFPKIKHNFTAVYSRDKEYLFDIDAPNFFTAATRARIVQFILDRTRFTESMNDDFAFGIERLISGKAYVAAYPLHDGDLQSPESMRYLLYTEWASLRKCLHYQPLDYVKEYFGVKIGLYFAWLGFYTHMLIPASIVGLLCFIYSCMTLYYNEPSEDVCNGNGTILMCPLCDKLCSYWDLKETCLHSRITYLFDNPSTVFFSIFMSLWATLFLELWKRYSAEITHRWDLTGLDAQEEHPRPQYLARLAHIKKKSLNIITNTEEPKVPFWKMRVPATILSFSVVLLLIAIAMAAVLGVVLYRMSVLTALSVYGQPMVTSYAILFTTATAASINLCCIIVFNWVYVWLAEYLTEIELLRTQTEFDDSLTLKIYLLEFVNYYASIFYIAFFKGKFVGYPGGYNRFFDYRQEECGPGGCLMELCIQLSIIMIGKQAMNTILEMLYPLFFKWLNTLKVHVGMSMMNGERKNNSRKYLQWIKDYKLVEWGPRSLFPEYLEMVLQYGFVTIFVAAFPLAPFFALLNNVFEMRLDAKKLLIMYRRPVGQRVIDIGVWYRILDFISKLAVITNAFIIAFTSNFIPRLVYRITVSDNYSLEGFLDHSLSKFNTSELRNGTAPNSLSANEQIDICRYPDYREPPNSPNKYQYTIMFWHILAARLAFIVVFENVVALVMILIRWCIPDMNPKLRDRIRREAYITNETIIRQEAQRACGISDEVNANGNRLNRVMRNSLSNSEFDLEVHGSPVPSTNTNTRVGPAAL; this comes from the exons atggaagaAGAGGATGAAGAAGTTTCCATACCCTGGATATCAAATAACTTCAACATAGGATCTGCACAAACTTTGTATCAAAGTGTTCGTAGCACCTTATACGTTGATGAAAGCGTTATTAGTACAGACAGCATGCAGAGTGCAATATCAATGGAAGAGTTTCGACAATCTGACAACGACAATGAATTT GTCCCAAATTCTAAAATTGGCTTTAGTTTATATTTTCAAGATGAAATTCGAACAATTGACTTTGTCCTTGTTTGGGATGAATACAATACTGAAGCCCAATCACATCGTAGTATGGAATATAGACAG GTGTTTGAAAAGAACTTGGAAAAAGAGGGTTTGGAAATGGAGTATGAGAATGCAGAACCTAATGGTCTCCATTTTATAAAGATACATGCACCAAGAGAAGTCTTAAGACGGTATGCTGAAATATTAAAGCTTAGATTACCAATGAAGGAATTAAGTAATTTGAGAATTGCTGAAAACCGTAGCAACACATTGATCAATGAGGTCAATTCATTGTTCAGAAGAATTATGAGTAAATATTATGTTGATCAAAGAATCTTCCCAAAAATAAAACACAACTTCACAGCGGTTTACAGCCGCGATaaagaatatttattcgacataGATGCACCTAACTTTTTCACTGCCGCAACGCGTGCTAGAATAGTACAGTTTATTTTAGATAGAACCAGATTTACAGAGTCCATGAATGATGATTTTGCATTTGGAATAGAAAGGCTGATTTCAGGCAAGGCATATGTAGCCGCTTATCCGTTACACGAT GGAGACTTACAATCACCAGAATCTATGAGATATCTTTTATACACTGAATGGGCTAGTTTGAGGAAGTGTCTTCATTATCAACCTTTAGATTATGTCAAAGAATATTTTGGTGTAAAAATTGGACTTTACTTTGCTTGGCTTGGATTTTACACACATATGCTGATACCAGCCAGTATTGTTGGTCTTCTTTGCTTCATATATAGTTGTATGACCTTGTATTATAATGAACCAAGTGAGGATGTTTGTAATGGCAATGGTACTATCCTAATGTGTCCTTTATGCGACAAATTGTGTAGTTATTGGGACTTAAAAGAGACTTGTCTCCATTCaagaattacatatttatttgaCAACCCATCTACCGTATTTTTTTCGATATTTATGTCATTGTGGG CTACATTATTTTTGGAATTATGGAAAAGATATTCGGCTGAAATAACACATAGATGGGACCTGACTGGTTTAGATGCTCAAGAGGAACATCCTCGACCGCAGTACTTAGCACGTTTAGCCCATATTAAAAAGAAGTCccttaatattattacaaatactGAAGAACCAAAGGTGCCATTTTGGAAAATGAGAGTACCAGCAACGATCCTTAGTTTTTCAGTTGTTTTATTGTTG ATTGCAATAGCGATGGCCGCTGTGTTGGGAGTTGTTCTATACAGAATGTCTGTGTTAACTGCGTTAAGTGTTTATGGACAACCTATGGTAACTAGTTATGCAATACTCTTTACAACAGCTACTGCAGCTAGTATCAATTTATGTTGCATTATTGTCTTCAATTGGGTCTACGTTTGGTTGGCCGAGTATTTAACAGAG ATCGAATTGCTTCGTACACAAACTGAATTTGACGATAGTTTAACGTTAAAAATATATCTACTTGAATTCGTAAATTATTACGCTTCCATATTTTATATAGCATTTTTCAAAGGAAAGTTTGTTGGATATCCAGGTGGTTACAATCGATTTTTTGATTATCGACAAGAAGAATGTGGTCCTGGTGGTTGTCTTATGGAACTATGTATACAATTAAGTATTATTATGATTGGCAAACAAGCAATGAACACGATATTAGAAATGCTATATCCGTTATTTTTCAAATGGTTAAACACATTGAAAGTACATGTTGGAATGAGTATGATGAATGGCGAAAGAAAAAATAATTCTAGAAAATATCTCCAGTGGATCAAAGATTACAAATTAGTAGAATGGGGTCCAAGAAGTTTATTTCCAGAATATTTGGAAATGG TATTACAATATGGATTTGTTACCATTTTCGTTGCTGCATTTCCATTAGCACCATTCTTTGCATTATTGAATAACGTTTTTGAAATGCGTCTTGATgcaaaaaaattgttaataatgtACAGAAGACCGGTCGGACAGCGTGTTATAGATATAGGTGTATGGTATCGTATTCTCGATTTCATTTCCAAGCTCGCGGTTATAACTAAT GCATTCATTATAGCTTTTACATCGAATTTTATACCAAGATTAGTATATCGAATTACTGTTTCCGATAATTATTCGTTAGAAGGTTTCTTAGACCATTCGCTGTCAAAGTTCAACACAAGTGAACTAAGGAATGGGACGGCGCCGAATTCCTTATCTGCTAATGAACAAATAGATATATGCAGATATCCAGATTACAGAGAACCACCAAACTCTCCAAATAAATATCAATACACAATTATGTTCTGGCACATATTAGCAGCTAGATTAGCTTTCATTGTCGTTTTcgag AATGTCGTTGCTCTCGTAATGATACTTATACGATGGTGCATTCCTGATATGAATCCGAAATTACGCGACAGAATTCGACGCGAAGCGTATATAactaatgaaacaattattcGACAAGAAGCACAACGTGCGTGCGGAATATCTGATGAAGTAAACGCAAATGGCAATCGCTTGAACCGAGTAATGAGAAACAGTTTATCAAATTCTGAATTTGATTTGGAAGTTCATGGAAGTCCTGTACCTTCTACTAATACAAATACAAGAGTTGGTCCAGCTGCATTATGA
- the LOC143259469 gene encoding prenylated Rab acceptor protein 1-like: MADVEIEIAGDMQIPQQKQKSGSGLEFLQIPQLPLNNIGYPQAHEWIEHRKANIRPWSLFLNTSNFRPPPSLPRLSKRVVRNIEYFQSNYLFVFIGLVIYCLITSPLLLLAVAASLGTCYKVSQRHAKQELMIFNHKLTLAQVYSLVGICSLPIFYLVGAGAALFWVLGVSWFLITLHAAFYNIDSVLCPGEDELNSLVMQEV, from the exons ATGGCAGACGTGGAAATCGAGATCGCTGGTGACATGCAAATTCCCCAACAGAAACAAAAATCTGGCAGCGG GCTTGAATTTCTACAAATACCACAGTTGCCACTTAACAATATTGGATACCCACAAGCTCATGAATGGATTGAACATCGGAAAGCTAATATCAGACCATGGTCTTTATTTCTCAATACAAGTAATTTTAGGCCTCCTCCAAGTTTACCAAGATTAAGTAAAAGAGTTGTAAGAAATATTGAGTACTTCCAGAGCAACTACTTATTCGTGTTCATTGGATTAGTTATATATTGTTT GATAACATCACCACTTTTGCTGCTCGCTGTTGCAGCATCTCTTGGAACATGTTATAAAGTTTCACAGCGCCATGCTAAACAAGAACTTATGATATTTAATCATAAACTAACATTGGCTCAGGTATACAGTTTAGTTGGCATTTGCTCATTACCAATATTTTATCTAGTAGGAGCTGGTGCAGCACTTTTCTGGGTCCTTG GTGTATCCTGGTTCCTGATAACTTTACATGCTGCTTTTTATAACATTGATTCAGTCTTGTGCCCAGGAGAAGATGAGCTCAATTCCTTAGTTATGCAAGAAGTATGA
- the LOC117223990 gene encoding anoctamin-1 isoform X2 has protein sequence MQSAISMEEFRQSDNDNEFVPNSKIGFSLYFQDEIRTIDFVLVWDEYNTEAQSHRSMEYRQVFEKNLEKEGLEMEYENAEPNGLHFIKIHAPREVLRRYAEILKLRLPMKELSNLRIAENRSNTLINEVNSLFRRIMSKYYVDQRIFPKIKHNFTAVYSRDKEYLFDIDAPNFFTAATRARIVQFILDRTRFTESMNDDFAFGIERLISGKAYVAAYPLHDGDLQSPESMRYLLYTEWASLRKCLHYQPLDYVKEYFGVKIGLYFAWLGFYTHMLIPASIVGLLCFIYSCMTLYYNEPSEDVCNGNGTILMCPLCDKLCSYWDLKETCLHSRITYLFDNPSTVFFSIFMSLWATLFLELWKRYSAEITHRWDLTGLDAQEEHPRPQYLARLAHIKKKSLNIITNTEEPKVPFWKMRVPATILSFSVVLLLIAIAMAAVLGVVLYRMSVLTALSVYGQPMVTSYAILFTTATAASINLCCIIVFNWVYVWLAEYLTEIELLRTQTEFDDSLTLKIYLLEFVNYYASIFYIAFFKGKFVGYPGGYNRFFDYRQEECGPGGCLMELCIQLSIIMIGKQAMNTILEMLYPLFFKWLNTLKVHVGMSMMNGERKNNSRKYLQWIKDYKLVEWGPRSLFPEYLEMVLQYGFVTIFVAAFPLAPFFALLNNVFEMRLDAKKLLIMYRRPVGQRVIDIGVWYRILDFISKLAVITNAFIIAFTSNFIPRLVYRITVSDNYSLEGFLDHSLSKFNTSELRNGTAPNSLSANEQIDICRYPDYREPPNSPNKYQYTIMFWHILAARLAFIVVFENVVALVMILIRWCIPDMNPKLRDRIRREAYITNETIIRQEAQRACGISDEVNANGNRLNRVMRNSLSNSEFDLEVHGSPVPSTNTNTRVGPAAL, from the exons ATGCAGAGTGCAATATCAATGGAAGAGTTTCGACAATCTGACAACGACAATGAATTT GTCCCAAATTCTAAAATTGGCTTTAGTTTATATTTTCAAGATGAAATTCGAACAATTGACTTTGTCCTTGTTTGGGATGAATACAATACTGAAGCCCAATCACATCGTAGTATGGAATATAGACAG GTGTTTGAAAAGAACTTGGAAAAAGAGGGTTTGGAAATGGAGTATGAGAATGCAGAACCTAATGGTCTCCATTTTATAAAGATACATGCACCAAGAGAAGTCTTAAGACGGTATGCTGAAATATTAAAGCTTAGATTACCAATGAAGGAATTAAGTAATTTGAGAATTGCTGAAAACCGTAGCAACACATTGATCAATGAGGTCAATTCATTGTTCAGAAGAATTATGAGTAAATATTATGTTGATCAAAGAATCTTCCCAAAAATAAAACACAACTTCACAGCGGTTTACAGCCGCGATaaagaatatttattcgacataGATGCACCTAACTTTTTCACTGCCGCAACGCGTGCTAGAATAGTACAGTTTATTTTAGATAGAACCAGATTTACAGAGTCCATGAATGATGATTTTGCATTTGGAATAGAAAGGCTGATTTCAGGCAAGGCATATGTAGCCGCTTATCCGTTACACGAT GGAGACTTACAATCACCAGAATCTATGAGATATCTTTTATACACTGAATGGGCTAGTTTGAGGAAGTGTCTTCATTATCAACCTTTAGATTATGTCAAAGAATATTTTGGTGTAAAAATTGGACTTTACTTTGCTTGGCTTGGATTTTACACACATATGCTGATACCAGCCAGTATTGTTGGTCTTCTTTGCTTCATATATAGTTGTATGACCTTGTATTATAATGAACCAAGTGAGGATGTTTGTAATGGCAATGGTACTATCCTAATGTGTCCTTTATGCGACAAATTGTGTAGTTATTGGGACTTAAAAGAGACTTGTCTCCATTCaagaattacatatttatttgaCAACCCATCTACCGTATTTTTTTCGATATTTATGTCATTGTGGG CTACATTATTTTTGGAATTATGGAAAAGATATTCGGCTGAAATAACACATAGATGGGACCTGACTGGTTTAGATGCTCAAGAGGAACATCCTCGACCGCAGTACTTAGCACGTTTAGCCCATATTAAAAAGAAGTCccttaatattattacaaatactGAAGAACCAAAGGTGCCATTTTGGAAAATGAGAGTACCAGCAACGATCCTTAGTTTTTCAGTTGTTTTATTGTTG ATTGCAATAGCGATGGCCGCTGTGTTGGGAGTTGTTCTATACAGAATGTCTGTGTTAACTGCGTTAAGTGTTTATGGACAACCTATGGTAACTAGTTATGCAATACTCTTTACAACAGCTACTGCAGCTAGTATCAATTTATGTTGCATTATTGTCTTCAATTGGGTCTACGTTTGGTTGGCCGAGTATTTAACAGAG ATCGAATTGCTTCGTACACAAACTGAATTTGACGATAGTTTAACGTTAAAAATATATCTACTTGAATTCGTAAATTATTACGCTTCCATATTTTATATAGCATTTTTCAAAGGAAAGTTTGTTGGATATCCAGGTGGTTACAATCGATTTTTTGATTATCGACAAGAAGAATGTGGTCCTGGTGGTTGTCTTATGGAACTATGTATACAATTAAGTATTATTATGATTGGCAAACAAGCAATGAACACGATATTAGAAATGCTATATCCGTTATTTTTCAAATGGTTAAACACATTGAAAGTACATGTTGGAATGAGTATGATGAATGGCGAAAGAAAAAATAATTCTAGAAAATATCTCCAGTGGATCAAAGATTACAAATTAGTAGAATGGGGTCCAAGAAGTTTATTTCCAGAATATTTGGAAATGG TATTACAATATGGATTTGTTACCATTTTCGTTGCTGCATTTCCATTAGCACCATTCTTTGCATTATTGAATAACGTTTTTGAAATGCGTCTTGATgcaaaaaaattgttaataatgtACAGAAGACCGGTCGGACAGCGTGTTATAGATATAGGTGTATGGTATCGTATTCTCGATTTCATTTCCAAGCTCGCGGTTATAACTAAT GCATTCATTATAGCTTTTACATCGAATTTTATACCAAGATTAGTATATCGAATTACTGTTTCCGATAATTATTCGTTAGAAGGTTTCTTAGACCATTCGCTGTCAAAGTTCAACACAAGTGAACTAAGGAATGGGACGGCGCCGAATTCCTTATCTGCTAATGAACAAATAGATATATGCAGATATCCAGATTACAGAGAACCACCAAACTCTCCAAATAAATATCAATACACAATTATGTTCTGGCACATATTAGCAGCTAGATTAGCTTTCATTGTCGTTTTcgag AATGTCGTTGCTCTCGTAATGATACTTATACGATGGTGCATTCCTGATATGAATCCGAAATTACGCGACAGAATTCGACGCGAAGCGTATATAactaatgaaacaattattcGACAAGAAGCACAACGTGCGTGCGGAATATCTGATGAAGTAAACGCAAATGGCAATCGCTTGAACCGAGTAATGAGAAACAGTTTATCAAATTCTGAATTTGATTTGGAAGTTCATGGAAGTCCTGTACCTTCTACTAATACAAATACAAGAGTTGGTCCAGCTGCATTATGA
- the LOC117223993 gene encoding sorting and assembly machinery component 50 homolog B, with translation MGTVHAKETTMPKNLNQDSNHANPKERYNPQIKEDSFAYFNKKRDLLEKDEVKEKPIDLQTIKTRVDRVHIDGLKRTKDDIIRAQVTDLFRAKDFQDVIIRAHKVKGKLESLGCFRSVGVYIDTSEGPHASPEGVEITFTVREIRRLIGGINTMVGNNEGSVIIGAKAPNLFGRGERLQMEYSHGTKSSTNINVSAVKPLVNSWLNTVLTASVYNQTSDFPWSGFNQCDKGLLLDIGFNPDGAGILKHNLQYEATCRKIVCSKQASFSVREQSGPSLKSALRHICSIDKRDSTIFPTMGSLVQFSTEIAGLGGNIGFVKNELTMQANWSPHEYFTFQLGLQSGLLRGINDDKFISIADRFFLGGPMNLRGFEMRGCGPRDKNNSLGGDAYWAAAFHLYTPLPFRPGRNGIGDLFRLHGFVNGGNLSTISNNFDLHKNLEIFTKDVRSSVGGGIVMKLGNVARIELNVITPLRFMKEDVLRSIQFGIGLQYL, from the exons atgggAACTGTCCACGCAAAG GAAACAACAATGCCGAAAAATCTTAAtcaagattcaaatcatgctaATCCTAAGGAAAGATACAACCCCCAAATAAAAGAAGATTCT TTtgcatattttaataaaaaaagagaCCTATTAGAGAAAGATGAAGTAAAAGAGAAACCTATCGACTTACAGACAATTAAG ACAAGGGTTGACAGAGTACACATAGATGGTCTCAAGCGAACAAAAGATGATATAATAAGAGCCCAAGTAACAGACCTCTTTAGAGCTAAAGATTTTCAAGATGTTATTATACGTGCCCATAAAGTCAAAGGAAAGCTAGAATCATTAGGATGTTTCAGAAGTGTTGGAGTTTACATTGATACGAGTGAAGGTCCTCATGCCAGTCCAGAAGGCGTTGAA ATCACCTTTACGGTACGTGAAATAAGACGACTAATAGGTGGAATTAATACTATGGTTGGAAATAATGAAGGTTCTGTAATTATTGGTGCAAAAGCACCCAACCTATTTGGTAGAGGAGAACGACTTCAAATGGAATATTCTCATGGTACAAAAAGTTCCACAAATATAAATGTGTCAGCTGTTAAACCACTTGTAAATAGTTGGCTAAACACAGT GCTAACTGCTAGTGTGTACAATCAAACTAGTGATTTTCCATGGTCTGGTTTTAACCAGTGTGACAAAGGCCTTTTACTAGATATTGGTTTTAATCCAGATGGAGCAGGAATACTGAAGCATAATTTACAGTATGAAGCCACATGCAGAAAAATTGTTTGTTCTAAACAAGCGTCGTTTTCCGTACGTGAACAAAGTGGCCCTAGTTTGAAATCTGCATTACGACATATTTGTTCCATTGATAAACGAGACTCTACCATATTTCCTACCATGGGAAGTCTGGTACAATTTTCTACAGAGATTGCTGGACTTGGTGGGAACATTGGTTTTGTAAAAAATGAACTTACTATGCAAGCTAATTGGTCACCACACGAATATTTT ACTTTCCAATTGGGTCTTCAATCTGGACTACTTCGTGGAATTAACGACGATAAGTTCATAAGTATAGCCGATCGCTTCTTTTTGGGTGGCCCAATGAATCTTAGAGGATTCGAAATGAGAGGATGTGGTCCTCGCGACAAAAACAACTCATTAGGTGGTGATGCATACTGGGCAGCGGCATTTCATTTGTATACACCACTGCCATTTAGACCCGGTCGTAATGGTATTGGAGATTTGTTCAGGTTACATGGTTTCGTCAACGGTGGAAATTTATcaacaatttcaaataattttg ATTTGCATAAGAATCTGGAAATCTTTACAAAGGATGTACGTTCTTCAGTCGGTGGCGGTATTGTAATGAAATTGGGAAACGTTGCAAGAATCGAATTGAATGTAATTACACCTCTGAGGTTTATGAAAGAAGACGTATTGCGATCGATTCAATTTGGTATTGGATTGCAATACTTATAA